Proteins co-encoded in one Christiangramia fulva genomic window:
- a CDS encoding polysaccharide biosynthesis protein has protein sequence MKDFIVMHFLTTRLAKIKDHPRYDYVLGWGKLISYTGGAQILVQAVGFLSGLLIIRLLPVEEYAYYTLANTMLGTMTLLADGGINAGVLAEGSKVWKDKNKLSTVLKTGLELRKKFAIVSLLISLPILFLLLRDLNADNLTTLLIILSIIPAFFAALSDQLLEIVPKLHQEIKSLQVNQGMVASLRLLLLGLLIFIFPLTYVAILAAGISRMYGNYKLKNIASPHLVSQSEKSPAVRRKILKVVYRMFPGVLYYCFSGQITIWIISIFGTTSSLAGIGALGRLSVMLSIFTVAANLLIVPRFARLPSEQHILRKRLDQITMWLVLLFSFALAFVYFFSKAFLFLLGDSYRELGFELTLSFAGACLAAFSAILFNIATSKGWVLNPAFSICVGIISIILGVFLFEISTLNGVLLYSIFISGIQVVQNGAFLYYKIFSLSNHHKSPERGNFLK, from the coding sequence TTGAAGGACTTTATAGTAATGCACTTTTTAACCACCCGTCTGGCAAAAATCAAGGATCATCCCAGGTATGACTATGTCTTAGGTTGGGGGAAACTCATAAGTTATACAGGGGGAGCACAAATTCTGGTGCAGGCTGTTGGCTTTTTGAGTGGACTATTGATCATTCGCCTGCTGCCGGTGGAGGAATATGCTTACTACACCCTTGCCAATACTATGTTAGGAACTATGACTTTGTTAGCAGATGGAGGTATAAACGCAGGGGTTTTAGCCGAAGGTTCTAAGGTCTGGAAGGACAAAAACAAGCTTAGTACTGTACTAAAAACAGGTTTGGAATTAAGAAAAAAGTTTGCAATAGTTAGTTTGTTAATATCCTTACCTATTCTTTTTCTATTATTAAGAGATCTTAATGCCGACAACTTAACAACACTGCTTATCATTCTTTCTATTATTCCTGCATTTTTTGCTGCCCTGTCCGACCAATTGCTAGAAATAGTACCCAAATTGCATCAGGAGATAAAGTCGCTCCAAGTAAACCAAGGAATGGTCGCATCCTTAAGATTACTTTTATTAGGACTGTTAATTTTTATCTTTCCATTGACATACGTGGCCATTTTAGCTGCAGGTATATCACGTATGTATGGGAATTACAAATTGAAAAACATTGCAAGTCCTCATTTGGTCAGTCAATCGGAGAAATCTCCCGCGGTTCGCAGAAAGATTTTAAAAGTAGTATACCGAATGTTTCCGGGGGTGCTATATTACTGTTTTTCGGGCCAAATTACTATTTGGATCATTTCGATTTTTGGAACCACATCTTCCTTGGCTGGGATTGGGGCTTTAGGGCGTCTTTCAGTGATGCTTAGTATCTTTACTGTAGCGGCAAATTTACTCATAGTACCACGTTTTGCACGTTTACCTTCGGAACAACATATTTTGAGGAAGCGTTTAGATCAAATAACAATGTGGTTAGTTTTATTGTTTTCTTTTGCTTTGGCATTTGTGTATTTTTTCTCCAAAGCATTCTTATTTCTCTTAGGTGATAGCTATAGAGAGCTGGGCTTTGAACTGACTTTAAGTTTTGCGGGAGCCTGTTTAGCAGCTTTTTCCGCAATTTTATTCAATATAGCTACCTCAAAAGGTTGGGTGCTAAACCCTGCATTTTCCATTTGTGTAGGTATTATTTCTATCATTTTGGGTGTATTTCTATTTGAAATTAGCACACTGAATGGTGTCCTCCTTTATAGTATTTTCATTTCCGGAATCCAGGTTGTCCAGAATGGAGCTTTCTTGTATTATAAAATATTTTCCCTATCCAATCACCATAAAAGTCCTGAGAGGGGAAACTTTTTAAAATAG
- a CDS encoding glycosyltransferase family 4 protein — MKVGFFTFLKPIIPFDWDLFLTGKQGLSGTDGSVLRISHKLSIRNNGFDITLFTDCHFPSNKKLNIVRADTLSQAIIGAKRLNIDLLIFIHKPYEDLEAALVLAAKLNLKISAWLQNTPQAELLELYQKNPALQFLICVSQNQADHFRHKSIFRKVVVLHNAIDLDFYRNKTVGKDLNQIVYVGAATENKGLQFLLAVWPSIFRDNPSAKLYIIGSAQLYSKNQKLGNHLLGSEDFEEKYVYPIYGKSDQALANFNIRVLGVLGPVEMNKFIKRSLLGVVNPSYNYNFSAETFCVSAVEIQACQTAVIGGNVGGLRETVLNKRTGFLVNSQNDLREKINKLLKNPKKALDFGKNGEIYSKSFGINELILNWEEFLLNVEADIHISQKPLKWLNSEKKVWVKEIIRMLKH, encoded by the coding sequence ATGAAAGTAGGCTTTTTTACCTTCCTTAAACCTATCATTCCCTTTGATTGGGATCTTTTTTTGACTGGAAAACAAGGTTTAAGTGGAACTGATGGTTCCGTTCTGCGGATTTCCCACAAACTATCAATACGGAATAATGGGTTTGACATTACCCTTTTTACGGATTGCCATTTCCCATCCAACAAAAAGTTGAATATTGTTAGGGCAGATACTTTGTCCCAAGCTATTATAGGTGCTAAAAGATTGAATATTGATTTACTCATATTCATTCACAAACCATACGAAGATTTGGAAGCGGCCTTAGTTCTTGCTGCTAAACTTAATTTGAAAATCAGCGCATGGCTTCAGAACACGCCCCAGGCAGAATTATTGGAACTTTATCAAAAAAATCCTGCTCTTCAATTTTTAATATGTGTAAGTCAGAATCAAGCAGACCATTTTCGACATAAATCTATTTTTAGAAAAGTGGTTGTTCTTCATAATGCCATTGATTTAGACTTCTACCGAAATAAAACCGTAGGCAAAGATTTGAACCAGATCGTCTATGTGGGTGCTGCAACTGAAAATAAGGGGTTACAGTTTTTATTAGCTGTATGGCCTTCGATTTTTCGTGATAATCCAAGTGCAAAGCTCTACATCATTGGTAGTGCCCAGCTTTATTCCAAGAATCAAAAATTGGGGAATCACCTTTTAGGATCGGAAGATTTTGAAGAAAAATATGTTTATCCCATTTATGGTAAGAGTGATCAGGCTTTAGCAAATTTTAATATAAGAGTTTTAGGGGTTCTTGGACCTGTCGAGATGAATAAATTTATTAAAAGGAGTTTGCTAGGAGTCGTAAATCCATCCTACAATTATAATTTCTCTGCTGAAACTTTTTGTGTTAGTGCGGTCGAGATACAAGCCTGCCAAACTGCTGTTATAGGGGGGAATGTTGGTGGATTGAGGGAAACTGTGTTAAATAAAAGAACAGGATTTTTGGTCAACTCTCAAAACGATCTTAGGGAGAAAATAAATAAGTTGCTAAAAAATCCCAAAAAAGCTTTAGACTTTGGTAAAAATGGAGAAATCTATTCCAAATCTTTCGGTATTAATGAATTAATTCTCAATTGGGAGGAATTTTTATTGAATGTAGAAGCGGATATACACATTTCACAAAAGCCATTAAAATGGCTCAATTCGGAAAAGAAAGTTTGGGTCAAAGAAATAATAAGAATGTTGAAGCATTAG
- a CDS encoding exostosin domain-containing protein, whose amino-acid sequence MLGYNAMKVYLLSAYPLGGENITVNHVKESALMDPFGVHELVDDPKNADLIIFVENHPGCDPYFFNVLKNSVYRVYKEKCVLYHDNDRSLTFLPTISPSLEKSYFNQNLHRPFPYITQLSRNPYIKHLYKNQEEKIYLFSFIGASRTHTVRKKIFKINYERCYLKDTSDKNSWQLKNEEKDYYFKKYAEICQKSKFILCPRGIGPNSYRLYESMEAGVAPVIISDDWIPSQGPKWKEFSIQVRESDVSRIEEILLEKEVDYKALGLKAREVWEDYFSKDKQFHYLVETAYQLQSEKGKKKFLRQYIRFTKSSFHLRNLIRFTVKKMFLGLESLWGLSKC is encoded by the coding sequence TTGTTAGGCTATAATGCTATGAAAGTTTATTTATTATCTGCCTATCCATTAGGCGGAGAAAACATTACAGTAAATCATGTCAAGGAATCGGCTTTAATGGATCCCTTTGGTGTTCACGAATTGGTCGACGATCCAAAGAACGCGGATCTTATAATATTTGTTGAAAATCATCCTGGTTGTGACCCTTATTTCTTTAATGTCCTAAAGAATTCAGTTTACAGAGTATACAAAGAAAAATGCGTTCTTTATCATGATAATGATCGTAGTTTGACATTTTTACCCACAATTAGTCCATCATTAGAAAAAAGCTATTTTAATCAAAATCTACACCGCCCATTCCCTTATATAACACAATTATCAAGAAACCCTTATATCAAGCACTTATACAAAAATCAGGAGGAAAAGATATATCTCTTTTCATTTATTGGAGCTAGTAGAACTCATACGGTAAGAAAAAAAATCTTTAAAATTAACTATGAAAGATGTTACTTAAAGGATACATCAGACAAAAATTCATGGCAACTGAAAAATGAGGAAAAGGATTATTACTTTAAAAAGTATGCTGAGATCTGTCAGAAAAGCAAATTCATACTCTGTCCCAGAGGTATCGGCCCGAATTCATATCGACTTTATGAAAGTATGGAAGCAGGTGTTGCACCTGTTATAATTTCTGATGATTGGATTCCCTCTCAAGGGCCGAAATGGAAGGAATTCTCGATTCAAGTAAGAGAAAGTGATGTGTCCCGGATAGAAGAAATTCTTTTAGAAAAAGAAGTTGATTACAAAGCTTTAGGTTTAAAGGCACGGGAGGTTTGGGAGGATTATTTTTCTAAGGATAAGCAATTTCATTACTTGGTGGAAACGGCATACCAACTTCAGTCGGAAAAGGGTAAAAAAAAATTTTTACGGCAATATATAAGGTTTACAAAATCTAGTTTTCATTTGAGAAATCTAATACGTTTTACAGTAAAAAAAATGTTTTTAGGATTAGAATCATTGTGGGGGCTTTCGAAATGTTAA